The following are encoded together in the Adhaeribacter arboris genome:
- a CDS encoding HD domain-containing protein yields the protein MCFIKTYSGLQVELLEPRADQIELEDIAHGLAMKCRFSGQTNQFYSVAEHSVRVAYLLLEMYQNPLLAMAGLMHDAAEAYLPDIATPLKRIIQGFHVIEEGLMQVITLKFKLPPPVITQFKIKLADRTLLVTEGRDLMAWDLSEAWCQDFPPPMKIEIRPLPWADAKAIFLKTYLDLQARIRAYDAEANELEQVA from the coding sequence ATGTGTTTCATAAAGACTTATTCGGGTCTCCAAGTGGAATTACTGGAGCCTAGAGCTGATCAAATCGAATTAGAAGACATTGCCCATGGCCTGGCCATGAAGTGCCGCTTTTCCGGCCAGACGAATCAGTTTTACTCGGTGGCGGAGCACAGCGTCCGGGTTGCTTATTTACTGCTGGAAATGTATCAGAATCCGCTGCTGGCCATGGCCGGCCTGATGCACGATGCTGCCGAAGCCTACCTGCCGGATATTGCCACTCCTTTGAAAAGAATTATTCAAGGCTTCCATGTCATCGAAGAAGGCTTAATGCAGGTCATCACTTTAAAATTCAAGTTACCCCCACCCGTTATTACCCAGTTTAAAATTAAGCTAGCCGATAGAACGCTCCTGGTTACGGAAGGCCGGGATCTGATGGCCTGGGATCTAAGCGAAGCCTGGTGCCAGGACTTCCCTCCCCCGATGAAAATTGAAATCCGGCCGCTGCCATGGGCGGATGCCAAGGCAATTTTCTTAAAAACTTACCTGGATTTGCAAGCCCGGATCCGAGCTTACGATGCAGAAGCAAACGAACTGGAGCAGGTAGCATGA
- a CDS encoding J domain-containing protein, with protein MSEIKPFPLMWPLGYPRTEEPRRSLFFALTIAKARDGILEELRKWKADNVVISSNAPLMKNGQPYSTKTIGHQEDTGVAVYFNRAGEQWVVPCDEYDTIWDNMQAIRYIIESLRTIERHGGAQAFRSATTNFKALPERGTGLTGWEILKIKPCATEAEIKKAYRDQLKTAQGALGNITSEKLDLLVRAKEECLAAINRS; from the coding sequence ATGAGCGAAATCAAACCATTTCCGCTCATGTGGCCCCTGGGCTACCCCCGGACCGAAGAGCCGCGGCGTTCGCTGTTCTTTGCTTTAACCATTGCCAAAGCCCGGGATGGCATTCTCGAGGAGCTTCGCAAATGGAAAGCCGACAATGTCGTGATCAGCTCCAACGCCCCGTTGATGAAAAATGGCCAGCCATATTCTACTAAAACCATAGGCCACCAGGAAGATACCGGTGTGGCCGTGTACTTCAACCGCGCCGGCGAACAGTGGGTCGTGCCCTGCGATGAGTACGATACAATCTGGGACAACATGCAGGCCATCCGCTACATTATTGAGTCGCTGCGCACGATTGAGCGCCATGGCGGAGCGCAGGCCTTCCGATCGGCTACCACCAATTTCAAAGCCTTACCGGAAAGAGGCACGGGTTTAACCGGCTGGGAAATTCTCAAAATAAAACCATGTGCGACGGAAGCGGAAATCAAAAAGGCTTACCGAGACCAGCTAAAAACTGCTCAGGGAGCCCTCGGCAATATCACATCTGAAAAATTAGACTTATTAGTCCGGGCCAAAGAGGAATGTTTGGCCGCAATTAACCGAAGTTAA
- a CDS encoding helix-turn-helix domain-containing protein — MSTKKQTIFKINFERTLKNIKELVDQLPPQIRNGQVRRAIKGNVNSTAFHIYRLFMAGLKKTSRVVRAFRTTNTSLAKVSNNHVRTIQRHIQKLIDLGIIQAKVRVGNGLQLMLNEALLAFDAREVAFHPQSSVMSAPAPDFTATIAQKTEALRLKFSLKNALGG, encoded by the coding sequence ATGAGCACGAAAAAGCAAACCATTTTTAAAATAAATTTTGAACGTACGCTTAAGAATATCAAGGAGCTGGTGGATCAGCTCCCACCTCAGATCCGCAATGGCCAGGTTCGCCGGGCCATCAAGGGAAACGTGAACAGCACGGCCTTTCATATCTACCGCCTTTTTATGGCTGGCCTCAAGAAAACCAGTCGCGTCGTCCGGGCCTTCCGGACGACGAACACCAGCCTGGCCAAGGTATCCAACAACCACGTGCGCACCATCCAGCGCCACATCCAAAAGCTGATCGATTTAGGAATAATTCAGGCGAAGGTACGGGTAGGTAATGGCTTGCAGTTAATGCTAAACGAAGCCCTGCTGGCGTTCGATGCGAGAGAAGTGGCATTCCACCCCCAATCATCCGTAATGAGCGCACCAGCGCCGGATTTTACGGCTACGATTGCACAAAAAACAGAAGCACTCCGCCTCAAATTTTCATTAAAAAATGCTCTGGGCGGTTGA
- a CDS encoding toprim domain-containing protein — MNPQKPDLTDIKALSIVKILSSINIFPQFKSGGEQYYISPIRNPEKTPSFTVNERKNCWFDHGFEGGGVGGDVIDLVSRLYEIEFPVAVEFLQQAIHNPALLGSKLTKVAAVAPAEREYKSTLTLLQAGPVEHAILLKYLRSRAINLDLLSGCSDLLHQVYYQLAGKNKIYYGLGFKNNAGGYEVRTYNFQSFIGSKKDVTFLKGSWPGLAVFEGFMDYLSALTYWKTTSLKYDILILNSTRMLKAALPIILSQPHVYSFLDNDQSGLQATEFIKEKCQENEIGFTNHSEIYKGYKDFNDLLTNSAPPRPLPGTSKDTVSEISKNSKWWLWVIFREMQFTKDGVGFTKFTWFSFNSDASGYQALLQFRQSLESKIKYYRLCERTKGRDFKILEEGHV, encoded by the coding sequence ATGAATCCGCAAAAACCCGATTTAACCGATATTAAAGCCCTTTCCATCGTTAAAATTTTGAGTTCGATAAACATATTTCCCCAGTTTAAATCCGGAGGGGAGCAATACTATATTTCTCCTATCCGGAACCCGGAAAAAACGCCCAGCTTTACGGTCAATGAAAGAAAAAACTGCTGGTTTGACCATGGTTTTGAGGGCGGTGGTGTAGGAGGAGACGTGATTGATCTGGTAAGCCGGCTCTACGAGATAGAGTTTCCGGTAGCTGTGGAATTCCTGCAGCAGGCCATCCATAATCCCGCACTACTCGGCTCCAAACTAACAAAAGTCGCGGCCGTGGCGCCGGCTGAACGAGAATACAAAAGCACTCTTACTTTACTGCAGGCCGGACCAGTCGAACATGCCATCCTTCTGAAATACCTCCGGAGCCGAGCCATTAACCTGGATCTACTCTCCGGTTGCTCCGATCTCTTGCACCAGGTATACTACCAGCTGGCCGGCAAAAATAAAATTTACTATGGCCTTGGCTTTAAAAATAATGCCGGTGGCTACGAGGTGCGCACGTACAATTTTCAAAGCTTCATCGGCTCGAAAAAGGATGTCACTTTTCTCAAAGGATCCTGGCCAGGGTTAGCGGTATTTGAAGGCTTTATGGATTATTTATCGGCTTTGACTTATTGGAAAACTACCTCGTTAAAGTACGATATCCTTATTTTAAATTCCACCCGGATGTTGAAGGCTGCTTTACCAATTATACTCTCCCAGCCTCATGTATATTCCTTCCTGGATAATGACCAGTCCGGCCTTCAAGCCACCGAATTTATTAAAGAAAAATGCCAGGAAAATGAAATTGGTTTTACCAACCACAGTGAGATTTATAAAGGATACAAAGATTTTAATGATTTACTGACCAATTCTGCACCGCCAAGACCGCTACCTGGAACCTCCAAGGATACTGTAAGTGAAATCAGCAAAAATAGCAAATGGTGGCTATGGGTTATTTTCCGGGAAATGCAGTTTACCAAAGATGGCGTCGGCTTTACCAAATTCACCTGGTTTTCCTTTAACAGTGATGCATCCGGCTATCAGGCTCTGCTCCAGTTCAGGCAGAGCCTGGAGAGTAAAATTAAATATTACCGGCTTTGTGAACGCACTAAAGGTCGGGACTTTAAAATTTTAGAAGAGGGCCACGTGTAA